TATAGGCTTATCTGATAATTCCAAAATGTCGTTTAAAATTCCTATTTTTATTTTTTCTATTTTTTCCTCAACTATATTCTCATTGGGTTTAAAGTCTATAGTAGTAGCGTCCCTATCATCTGGCCCTGCAATTATGGTATAAAGAAATCCTAAATCTTCGGCATTTTTAGCCATAGGGCCTATTTGTTCTAAACTATTTGCATAAGCCACTAAACCAAATCTACTTACAGTCCCATAAGAGGGTTTTAGGCCAAAGGTGGCTGTATAAGCAGCAGGAGCTCTTATAGACCCTCCAGTATCACTACCTAACGCTAATTCAACATAACCTGCTGCTAATGCTGCTCCACTTCCACCTGAGGATCCTCCTGGCGTTCTCTCTAAGTCCCAAGGATTTCTAGTTGGTCCAAAGTAGCTAGTTTCAGTTGTAGAACCCATGGCAAATTCATCCATGTTAGTTTTTCCTAAAATTACAGCACCTTCTCGCTTTAATTTTTCTATTACGGTTGCATCGTATGGGGGTATATAATCCTCTAGCATCTTTGAGGCACATGTAGTTCTGATTCCTTTAGTTGAGATATTGTCTTTTATTGCTATCAGAACTCCAGCTAGTTTACCACCTTTAAGTATATTGTCTTTTACTTCCTTTATTACTTCATTCTTATTCCTAACCGTTATAAAAGCATTTATCGTTTTGTCATATTTTTCTATCCTATCATATGTTTTATTTACATATTCTATTGGATCTATATTTCCATTTTTTAAATCTTCAACTAATTTCCTTATCATTTTAATCACCATACGTCTTAGGCCCTATAATATAGCCGTTCTCTTTTCTTTTCACATTTTTTAATGCCTCTTCTCTATCTAACGGTTCTTTAGAGATGTCTTTCCTTAGTCTACCTTGTGGTAAAGGATGAAAAAGCGGCTCAACATTAGTGAGATCTAACTCATTAAGCTTATTGAAGAAATCTAGAATTTTCTTAATGTCATCTTTAATTATCTTTTCTTCTTCTGGTGAAAGTTGAATAAGAGCTAAAACTTCTAAGTGCTTTATAAGATTCTCATTTACTTCTATTTTCATCCTTAACAATTTCTGGCATCTAGCTTATATTCATTTAGCCTATTTGAGTTAATAACACATTTTATAACCAGTTTTATTAAATATTACTAAAAAGCTTAATTTTTATTAAGGTGTGTATAATTTAAACCTATCTACCAAAAATACCTTGTGGAGATATCAGAGTTAATTAATGTTATCCACTGGGCTGGTTTGAAGGAGGCATTAGAGTACGGTTTTTCAGAAGCTGAGTTCTTAGGAAAGAATTTTATAGGTATAACTTTAGATAATGGTGATGGTATAATTTTATATATAAATCCTTATCTTAAGAAAATATATAAGATTTTACTTATGAGCAAAACTAAATACGACTTAAAAATAATAGGTACATTCAGTAGTTTTGATAATAATAAATATTTTATATATGAAGTCAATAATCCTATACAACTTATAAATGTTCTAGGCTCTAGCAAAAAGGTTATATATGTTGAAGTGATTAAGGATGTTCTCGAAGACTTTTTACATCAAACAATGGATAGATGATGAAAGCTTTAGAAAACTATTGTTATTTTCTAGGTATTTAGGGAGGGATTATAACGGTTCTCAATTTATGATAGACCTTGATAGGGCTAGAAGGAATGGAATTAAGGCAAAAGATATTATAGAGATCTTAGAGGAATTCAATATAAAACTTTCTCAAGATGATCTAAACGTTTTGAAGAAGGAACTGCTAGATGCTTCATTTGAAATAGTATCTGGTAAAATATTCTTAAAGCCATATATATATTTGGCAGATTTTTTAAAGGATTTTCCTGTAAAATATGATAAAATAAATAAAAGATTTATAATAAGACCTATGGATTACTTCGATATATTACAGAAATTAAAGGAAAATGGGTTAGAAGTTAATGAGTTAGAACTAACGTTTAAAGACTTTGAGTTTGAATTTATTGGTCAGCTTAGAGAATATCAAAAGGAGGCTATAGATGCTTGGGTTAATAATAAGAATAGAGGTGTTATAGCATTACCTACCGGTTCTGGGAAAACAGTAGTGGGTATTAAGGCAATAGAGTTAGTAAAGAAACCTACGTTAATTATAACCTTTACTAAAGAACAAATGATGCAATGGAAGGATTCCATTATTAAATTCACATCTAAGAGACCAGACATAGGGCTTTATTATTCAGAGGAGAAGAAAATAAGACCAATAACTATAACTACTTATCATACTGCATATAGGCACATAGCAGAATTATTCGATAAATTTTATTTTTTAATAATCGATGAAGCTCATCATCTTCCTGCAGAGAAATTTAAGGCTATAGCTGAGGGTTTAATATCTCCTTATAGGATGGGTTTGTCTGCAACACCTTATAGAGAAGATGGAAAGCACGAAGAGTTGTTTCGATTAGTAGGAGGGATTATATATTATAAATCTGCATATGAATTAGCTAAATTGGGATATTTAGCACCATATGAAATTATACAGAAAAAGGTTAGATTGACTCCAGATGAAAGAAAGAAGTATAATGAATTATTGAATAAATTCAAAAATTTATCAAGGGGCAAAAAGGTTAGTGAGTTAATTCAGTTAGTTAAACAAGGTGACGAAAAAGCTATTGAGGCTATGAAAATTTACAATGAGATGAAGAAAATAGTTAATTTTGCATCAGAAAAAATGAGGGCAGTTGACGAGATACTCAAGACGGAAAAAGGGAAAATTCTAATTTTTACTCAATATGTAGATCAAGCAGAGGAAATCGCTAAAAGATATAATGCACTTCTTCTAACTGGTAAAATGTCTAAAGAAGAGAGAAGAAGAGTACTTAACACATTTAAAAATATGAGTAGTGGTGTACTAGTTTTAACTACAGTAGGAGATGAGGGAATAGACATTCCAGATGCTAATATAGGAATCATTGTAACTGGTACCGGATCTAGGAGGCAATTCATCCAAAGATTGGGAAGGATTCTAAGACCATATCAAGGAAAGCAGGCTAAATTGTATGAAATAATAGTGAGTGGAACTGCAGAGGAGTATCAAGCTAGGAAAAGGAAGGAAAGCGATGTTCTCTCATTTAATGTTTATGAGACCTCTTCTGAAGATCTTGATAGTATATAATAAAATATTGAATAACTAAATAATTTTATGTATATATCTCTATAATCCATAAAATATATACCAACATTTACTTTACCATTTTCTAAACTTATTATTGGAATTTTATCTAAACTTAGTAGTGGTACTCCTGTAGTTTTTTTAGCTCTAGCACTTACTTTTTTCCCAAGTAATTGTTTTAACGTAAATGCAGTAAGGATTGAGGGTTCTAATATATTTAATTCTCCTTCAACATATTCATTGCCTTCGGAGAAATTGACATTTTTGAATATGTCCTCACTAATCCTTATACCTTCAATCCAGCTTATGCTTTGGATTTCATTGCCACATTTTTCACTAATTAACGAGAGAGGAGGGAAGGTAATAATGTTACCATTAATGTTTAATGAGACTGGGTAGACAACTATTATATCGCCTATTTCTATATTCTTTACTTCAGTTGGTCTGCATATTTTGCTTCCCTTATCCACATAAGTCATATTAAGTAATTTATAAGTAAATATTATAAAGATGAATGGACTTGTAAGGACTGATCATGATGAGTAACCAGGCTGATGATAATGAGGTGGCTTAAGAAAAGGGAGGTTATCATATATTTTTTGCTATTCAAAAAATTTAACTATAATAAATTTAACATAGGAGAAGCTTTCGATGTTTTAAAGCCTTATTTTTCTAAAAAGGTATCTTACCATAGTATAAGTTACATGAGTAAAATAGGTCTCATAACAAAATTAAATGAATTGGAATACAGATTAAATCCATTCGATGATTTTATACTTACCTTTTTAGCTAAATCTTATTTAGAGAGAAGGGCTACTCTTCGTCATAAAATTCAATAGTTATCTTTACCTTAACTTCCTTTTTACTTAAAGGCGGTATTTTATCTCCAAAATCTACTCCTATACTTACTGGATTGCCCATAGAATCTGTAAATCTTACATCAGCTACATAATGCATTTCTTGTCTTTGATTTAACATATTCATTAACTCTGAGTATATTCTGGAAAGTGCCATTTGAAGTGCTAGTGGACTAGAGAAGTCTTCTGGCTTTAACTGTATTGCTTTAAAACTTCCCATAATCTCGCCTATTCTAGCCTTTCCCTCAAACTCGACCTTTACAGTAGGTTGTTGACTCATATATATCCAAATTAAAATTAACTAGGAGTCCTTATTAAAAGTAATGGATAAAAGAAAAGTCTAAAAAATCAAGCTCTTATTCATTTTTTCCTTATTGCTATCTCTATTGTTGAAACTCTTGACTGTCTTCCATCCTGGCTTGTTACTACTTGGCTTCCTATCTTGATTTCTTTAATTTCTATTTTATCTGGTAAGAATCTGTTCCTTACTATTTCTACTGTATCTACAGCTTTACTTATAGCTCTTCCTCTAGCTTTTATTACTATTTCGCTTACTCCTTGATTTAGCAGCGTTAATGCTGCTAAAACATAGTTCATTACTGGTTTCTTTCCTCCTATTAAAACTACATTACTTGGAGTTGGAGTTGCACTGCTCACTTTTTCCACCTCTTTTTGGTCTCAAATACACATTAATATGGAGCTAAAAAAGTTAACCGTAATCTAGTAACACTCAGATTACTCTTTTAAAAGATCTTACTACCATAAAGATTTCTTTTAGCAATGATCAGTGCAGTATATTTAAATGCATGTCCCAATTGTGGAGGGGAAATAACTGCTGACAGACTAATTAAAGGACTACCTTGCGAATCGTGTCTGCCAGACATTAATGACATTAGCGAGGGAAATTATTTTTCTAAAGTAAAAATATTGTATAATTTGCTATTAAATAATAAAAAAATAAGGAATTATTGGAGTTTATATTATAATATTACTACATACGAGAATATATTCAATTATTTTAGAGAAAAAACCGGCTATGAACCTTGGTCACTGCAAAAGCTATGGCTAAGAAGACTTGTAAATAGTCAAAGCTTCACTATGTCAGCTCCTACTGGTTTAGGCAAGACTACTACAATAATGGTATATTCAACATTTGTTGGGCAAAATGTAATATATATAGTGCCGACTAAGTCGTTAATGGAACAGGTATGTAAAAGATTAGAAAAATTAGGTGCTACCGTTTTTTGTGGAAAAGTAGATAGTAAGGGGGTAAGTGTGATTACAATAAATTATTTAAATAGAAATATTGACAACATAGGATCTCTTAATCCTTCTTTAGTTGCTATTGACGATGCAGATGCTGTAATAAAAAGTGGAAAAACCACTGATAGACTTATAACATTGTTAGGGATACCAAAGGAGGCTTATGAAAGTGCTATACAACTAATTAGATTAAGGCAGAAATATCACTTTTTAACAGAAGATGAGAGTATTAAGGAAAAAATTAGAGAGCTTGAACTTAAAATTGCGAGTTTTAACGGAAAAATTTCTCAATTGGTAATAGCAAGTGCTACAATAAGACCTAAGGGAATGAAACAAAAAGCATTAAGATTATTAACTGGATTTGAACCAGCATCGATTCAGCTATATGCTAGAAACATAATAGATTCCTATAGCGATTTCTTGGATCTTTCTATAGTTAAAGAATTAGGAAGTGGAGGTTTGGTCTTAGTTTCTAAAGAATATGGAAGATCTAAATTAAAAGAAATAGAAACTACGATTGAAAAATTTGGACTTAAACCTAAACTTGCAATTAGTGGTAGAAGATTTTTAGATGATTTTTCGGAAGGTAAAGTGGATATTTTAGTAGGTTCAGCATCTTATTATGGTGTAGCAGTTAGGGGGATTGACGAGCCGAGAAGGTTAAAATACGTTATATTTTACGGCGTGCCTAAAATAAAGGTTAAATTATTTGATGCAATTACAAACCCATTTACATTACTTAAAGTAGCAAAAACGCTTAAAATTGACGTATCAAAAATACAGAACGATATATTAGTTTTAAGTCCTTCCGAGGCACAACTCATAAAGCTCTCCTTAATTAAGGGTGAGAGGATTAATAGTCAGAAACTTGAAAAAGTTCGCGAAGAGATAACCTATTACATCTCTATGGTTAAAGATAAGTTAAAGGAGATGAGTGAGAAAACGTTAATTTCAGATAATTTTGTTATAGCAGTTGATGGTGCTAACTATTATATTATATATCCAGATATCATAACTTATTTACAAGGTTCTGGGAGAGCTAGTAGGCTTTATAATGGTGGGTTGACTTTAGGCTTATCTGTTATTTTAATTGATGATAAATTTATATTTGAAATTTTAAAGAAAAAATTGCAGAAGTTATTTCATAATATAAGTTTTAATAATATTTCTGAAATGAATTTGAACGAGATCAAAGAAAAATTAAAGGAATCGAGGGAAAATGGTAACAATAAGGCTAGCTTTAATATAATTACTGGTTTGCTCATAGTAGAATCTCCTACTAAAGCTAAAACCATTGCGAAATTATTCAGCAAACCTTCTATTAGGATTATAAATCATATTCCAGTATATGAGACAATAATTGTTGATGGAAATCAGATTTATGTATTGGATATAGTTGCAACTAAAGGTCATTTAACTGATTTGACATTAGATAATATAGGCTATTACGGTATAAAGGTTGATAACTATAATAATGTTATAAAGCCTTACTATAGTACTTTAAAAAGATGTTTAGATTGTAATAGAACATTTTCAAGCTCCTCTAATAAATGTCCATATTGTGGTTCGGAAAATGTTCAGTTAGCAGATACTATAATTAATTTGCTTAAGGAGATATCGTTATCGGTTGATAAGGTTTTCATAGCAAGTGATCCTGACGCTGAAGGAGAGAAAATAGCTTATGATATAGCAGCATTCTTATCTCCGTATAATAATGAAATTTATAGAATAGAATATCATGAAATAACCAAAAAAGCTATACTAAGTGCATTAAGAAATCCTAGGAAAATTAATGTAAATTTAGTTCTAAGCCAAATTGTTAGAAGAATAGAGGATAGATGGATTGGCTTTGAACTTAGTAATTTACTTAAAGTCAAATTTAGTAATTTTAACCATGGAGCAGGTAGAGTTCAAACACCAGTTCTAGGTTGGATAGTTGATAAAACTCTTAAGTATAAAAATAGCATGGGTTATGTTGTATATGTAGATGTAAACGGCTATGTAATCAAAAAATATTTTAAAGATAAGGCGAAAATGGAAGAATATATAAATGATATAAAAGAAATTAATATAGAGAAAATATCTGACGAAACTATTTTATTATCACCTCCTTCACCTTTCACTACCGATACTTTACTTATCGAGGCTAATAATAGATTCAAGTTACCTGCTAATGTAGTTATGAAATTAGCTCAAGATCTTTTTGAGGCAGGTTTGATAACATATCATAGGACTGATAGTACTCACGTCTCGTCAGTAGGTATTGAAATAGCTAAAGAGTATTTACAAAAAAGAGGGATATTAGGTGATTTTACTCCTAGGTCATGGGGTTCAGAAGAGGAAGGTGCACATGAGGCAATTAGACCTACACGAGCTATAGACGTAAATGAACTAATTCAAGAAATTGAAGAAAATCCGTTTAGATACTCAATAAGATTTACTAAACTGCACTTTTTGCTGTATGATTTAATCTTTAAGAGATTTATAGCCAGTCAAATGCTACATGGTGTAGGTATTAAGACTAAGTATTTAATAACATTAAGAAAAAGTGAAGAAGTTATAATTGAATTATTATCTCATGCAAGTAATGGATTTACTAAAATATATGATATTAAAACTTATAATTTACCCTTAGGTAAGGTAATTCCTAAAATCAAGATTAGCAGAGGTTCTAGTGAACAGCTATTAAATTACTCTGATGTCATCTCGTTAATGAAATCTAAGGGTATAGGAAGGCCAAGTACTTATGCAAAAACTATCGAGAACTTAATTAGACATGGATACGTAATCTCTAGTAAGAAAAGGTCATATTTAGTGGCAACCTCTAAGGGAATTTCCGCATATAATTTCCTAAGCTCTAAGTTTTATGATTTAATTTCCGAAGATAGGACTGCTAAGCTAATGGCTATTATTGATAGTATTTCGCAAAATAAAATTAATGCTGCAGACGTAGTAGTGGATGTATACAATGAGATACTCTCATCAGTAAACTCTCTTAAGTCTGAGCAAAATATATGATATTCTTCTTCTATCTTTTGTTTCGCTTCCCGTTTCTACTCCTACTAACTGTATCCCATCTCCTAATCTTTCTTTTAGCGAATTATAAATATCTACGGCTTTAGAAATTTCCCTTCCGACTCCCTTTAATTTTATTTCATCAAAACCTTGATTAAACATTACAATTATATCTAAGACATGATCTTCTACGCTTTTAGATCTTCTAACTATTACTTCATTTAGTTTCTGTGACATTTTACCTCACGTGACACAAATAGGTATAGAAAAATAAATCTAACTCATAACGTTAGTTCAGTAACACGGGCCCTTATCATCGATCAAACAGAAGGGCATCATCACTAAATAAATTATTTAGCTACGAGTATTTTAAACTTTGTAAGTACGCTACTGCGTTCAATAACAAATAAATTATTATATCCT
The genomic region above belongs to Saccharolobus caldissimus and contains:
- the alba1 gene encoding chromatin protein Alba1, producing MSSATPTPSNVVLIGGKKPVMNYVLAALTLLNQGVSEIVIKARGRAISKAVDTVEIVRNRFLPDKIEIKEIKIGSQVVTSQDGRQSRVSTIEIAIRKK
- a CDS encoding DEAD/DEAH box helicase — protein: MFSKTFYIKQWIDDESFRKLLLFSRYLGRDYNGSQFMIDLDRARRNGIKAKDIIEILEEFNIKLSQDDLNVLKKELLDASFEIVSGKIFLKPYIYLADFLKDFPVKYDKINKRFIIRPMDYFDILQKLKENGLEVNELELTFKDFEFEFIGQLREYQKEAIDAWVNNKNRGVIALPTGSGKTVVGIKAIELVKKPTLIITFTKEQMMQWKDSIIKFTSKRPDIGLYYSEEKKIRPITITTYHTAYRHIAELFDKFYFLIIDEAHHLPAEKFKAIAEGLISPYRMGLSATPYREDGKHEELFRLVGGIIYYKSAYELAKLGYLAPYEIIQKKVRLTPDERKKYNELLNKFKNLSRGKKVSELIQLVKQGDEKAIEAMKIYNEMKKIVNFASEKMRAVDEILKTEKGKILIFTQYVDQAEEIAKRYNALLLTGKMSKEERRRVLNTFKNMSSGVLVLTTVGDEGIDIPDANIGIIVTGTGSRRQFIQRLGRILRPYQGKQAKLYEIIVSGTAEEYQARKRKESDVLSFNVYETSSEDLDSI
- the gatA gene encoding Asp-tRNA(Asn)/Glu-tRNA(Gln) amidotransferase subunit GatA, with protein sequence MIRKLVEDLKNGNIDPIEYVNKTYDRIEKYDKTINAFITVRNKNEVIKEVKDNILKGGKLAGVLIAIKDNISTKGIRTTCASKMLEDYIPPYDATVIEKLKREGAVILGKTNMDEFAMGSTTETSYFGPTRNPWDLERTPGGSSGGSGAALAAGYVELALGSDTGGSIRAPAAYTATFGLKPSYGTVSRFGLVAYANSLEQIGPMAKNAEDLGFLYTIIAGPDDRDATTIDFKPNENIVEEKIEKIKIGILNDILELSDKPIVLTIKNIINKLASEGAIIEDTRLGYAEYALPAYYIIAMSEASSNLARYDGVRYGYSRYMEGNWREVYAKNRGEGFGIEVKRRILLGSFILSAGYYEEFYIKALKVRNLIKKSLDELFKKYDILISPTMPILPPKIGEVVNDPVKMYAMDLNTVIANLAAIPALSMPAGFYNNLPIGLQLMGKYLSDMKLIGISSYIEKNITKLYDLTAPI
- the gatC gene encoding Asp-tRNA(Asn) amidotransferase subunit GatC: MKIEVNENLIKHLEVLALIQLSPEEEKIIKDDIKKILDFFNKLNELDLTNVEPLFHPLPQGRLRKDISKEPLDREEALKNVKRKENGYIIGPKTYGD
- a CDS encoding ribonuclease P subunit p25 family protein → MSQKLNEVIVRRSKSVEDHVLDIIVMFNQGFDEIKLKGVGREISKAVDIYNSLKERLGDGIQLVGVETGSETKDRRRISYILLRLKRVY
- the rgy gene encoding reverse gyrase, whose translation is MISAVYLNACPNCGGEITADRLIKGLPCESCLPDINDISEGNYFSKVKILYNLLLNNKKIRNYWSLYYNITTYENIFNYFREKTGYEPWSLQKLWLRRLVNSQSFTMSAPTGLGKTTTIMVYSTFVGQNVIYIVPTKSLMEQVCKRLEKLGATVFCGKVDSKGVSVITINYLNRNIDNIGSLNPSLVAIDDADAVIKSGKTTDRLITLLGIPKEAYESAIQLIRLRQKYHFLTEDESIKEKIRELELKIASFNGKISQLVIASATIRPKGMKQKALRLLTGFEPASIQLYARNIIDSYSDFLDLSIVKELGSGGLVLVSKEYGRSKLKEIETTIEKFGLKPKLAISGRRFLDDFSEGKVDILVGSASYYGVAVRGIDEPRRLKYVIFYGVPKIKVKLFDAITNPFTLLKVAKTLKIDVSKIQNDILVLSPSEAQLIKLSLIKGERINSQKLEKVREEITYYISMVKDKLKEMSEKTLISDNFVIAVDGANYYIIYPDIITYLQGSGRASRLYNGGLTLGLSVILIDDKFIFEILKKKLQKLFHNISFNNISEMNLNEIKEKLKESRENGNNKASFNIITGLLIVESPTKAKTIAKLFSKPSIRIINHIPVYETIIVDGNQIYVLDIVATKGHLTDLTLDNIGYYGIKVDNYNNVIKPYYSTLKRCLDCNRTFSSSSNKCPYCGSENVQLADTIINLLKEISLSVDKVFIASDPDAEGEKIAYDIAAFLSPYNNEIYRIEYHEITKKAILSALRNPRKINVNLVLSQIVRRIEDRWIGFELSNLLKVKFSNFNHGAGRVQTPVLGWIVDKTLKYKNSMGYVVYVDVNGYVIKKYFKDKAKMEEYINDIKEINIEKISDETILLSPPSPFTTDTLLIEANNRFKLPANVVMKLAQDLFEAGLITYHRTDSTHVSSVGIEIAKEYLQKRGILGDFTPRSWGSEEEGAHEAIRPTRAIDVNELIQEIEENPFRYSIRFTKLHFLLYDLIFKRFIASQMLHGVGIKTKYLITLRKSEEVIIELLSHASNGFTKIYDIKTYNLPLGKVIPKIKISRGSSEQLLNYSDVISLMKSKGIGRPSTYAKTIENLIRHGYVISSKKRSYLVATSKGISAYNFLSSKFYDLISEDRTAKLMAIIDSISQNKINAADVVVDVYNEILSSVNSLKSEQNI